A DNA window from Paralichthys olivaceus isolate ysfri-2021 chromosome 11, ASM2471397v2, whole genome shotgun sequence contains the following coding sequences:
- the LOC138411986 gene encoding putative coiled-coil domain-containing protein 195 gives MVLADHRSPFSCISGERRHNLPQNKIWTEIERERHTHTGKGQQKAFGSSMLNPQPQGELLLRDSPSVFGKPWFWQRSSSTMESTRSLAQVIMEMRDDIKKLEAENQELRGDNGQRTDSPVSSTLENPYVNLRRNVSAPVLEGQYKENAVMTVRRYSISSNLSGVTLREGRTDRVRRGENGWRRLQEEIQHGNSIFVNPVRDVGKVSNRHSLQEYVHKNRAKVKTVTFLLPVDDIYTNRPVLSKHQEEPKISELASIMETDS, from the exons ATGGTGCTGGCTGATCACCGGAGCCCTTTCAGCTGTATAAGTGGTGAAAGGCGACATAATCTGCCCCAGAACAAGATCTGGActgagattgagagagagagacacacacacacagggaaaggACAACAAAAAGCTTTTGGGAGCAGCATGTTAAATCCACAGCCGCAGGGTGAGCTTCTCCTGCGTGACTCCCCGTCGGTGTTTGGGAAGCCGTGGTTCTGGcagcgcagcagcagcaccatggAGAGCACCCGCAGCCTGGCGCAGGTCATCATGGAGATGCGCGATGACATCAAGAAGCTGGAGGCGGAGAACCAAGAGCTGAGGGGGGACAACGGTCAGAGGACGGACAGCCCGGTGTCTTCGACACTGGAGAACCCCTATGTGAACCTGAGACGAAATGTGTCTGCACCGGTCCTGGAGGGACAATACAAGG AGAACGCTGTCATGACTGTCCGGAGGTACTCCATAAGCTCCAACCTGTCTGGGGTGACACTGAGAGAGGGAAGGACTGACAGGGTGCGGCGGGGTGAGAATGGATGGAGAAGGCTACAAGAAGAAATCCAGCACGGGAACAGCATCTTTGTTAACCCAGTGAGAGACGTGGGAAAAGTTTCCAACAGACACTCCCTGCAGGAATATGTCCACAAAAACCG GGCCAAGGTAAAAACTGTCACCTTCCTTCTACCTGTGGACGACATTTACACCAACCGTCCAGTTCTGAGCAAACACCAGGAGGAGCCTAAAATCTCCGAGCTGGCCTCCATAATGGAGACAGATTCTTGA
- the cep57 gene encoding centrosomal protein of 57 kDa isoform X1 encodes MHHTPPEKPWVVLLCLDLRPPPPPQSGVSDTLSLSSYKDYPAHSPFIDTLLHHTPRHARTRQSCRPSSPSKAFPETNSAAILSALRNLQEKIRRLDLDKGRAEHGVQTVGQDASRIHPQSENVTRGLSSDQTDMQRDTTDPSNCNQVLITHLAAAESRCVKLERQLDHMRRMLRNAKADRTNLVKQQVSMDTVKLADHQPDKVFERAHVEKLERLEQEYLNLTRTQNNAEMKIRELEMKLQEEEHQRKLIQDKAIQLQTGLEANRILLQSVSPRLSTRQSKEKKSNSQKTSPQQLSNTQPHYRLSLRDVPFVAGTSVGGSHSVRANVQSVLSLLKRHQPHLCNSRVLCNNANSYGTTSRRYSYSSSSSSSASGEELSELMQALQEELRLMSLEHDELMRQVENSVSDQERRELQREQERLLLKMERKGEQIGKLYKHKAQIKKLRKEAKSNNKKEVNVTTAVSTRGRSAGAVKPRPGERSKKNLRLLRDMKALQTSLRT; translated from the exons ATGCATCACACCCCTCCGGAGAAGCCCTGGGTTGTGTTGCTCTGcctg gatctccgtccaccaccaccacctcaaaGTGGAGTCTCTGACACCCTGTCCCTGTCGTCTTATAAGGACTATCCTGCTCACAGTCCCTTCATCGACACACTGTTGCACCACACACCCAGGCATGCACGCACACGTCAGTCCTGTCGCCCATCATCACCCAGCAAAGCATTCCCAGAGACCAACAGTGCAG CGATCTTATCTGCCTTGAGGAACCTCCAGGAGAAGATCAGGAGGTTAGACTTGGATAAAGGACGTGCAGAACATGGTGTTCAAACTGTAGGCCAAGACGCATCACGCATTCATCCTCAGAGCGAGAACGTCACACGGGGACTCTCCAGTGATCAGACAGACATGCAGAGAGACACAACTGACCCGTCCAACTGTAACCAAG TGTTGATCACCCACCTTGCTGCTGCAGAGTCTCGCTGTGTGAAACTGGAGCGGCAGCTGGATCACATGAGGAGGATGTTGCGGAATGCCAAGGCAGACAGGACCAATCTGGTCAAACAGCAG GTTTCCATGGATACCGTCAAGTTAGCTGATCACCAGCCTGACAAAGTGTTTGAGCGTGCTCACGTGGAGAAGCTGGAGCGACTGGAACAGGAGTATCTTAATCTCACACGCACGCAGAACAATGCTGAG ATGAAGATTCGTGAACTAGAGATGAAActacaggaggaggagcaccAGAGAAAGCTCATTCAGGACAAGGCCATCCAG CTACAGACAGGTTTGGAGGCTAACAGGATCCTGCTGCAGTCAGTGTCACCTCGCCTGTCCACCAGACAGTCCAAAGAGAAGAAGTCCAATTCACAG AAAACTTCACCACAGCAGTTGTCGAACACACAGCCACACTATAGACTGAGCCTCAGAGATGTTCCGTTTGTTGCTGGAACG TCTGTGGGCGGCAGCCACTCAGTCAGAGCAAACGTCCAGTCAGTTTTGTCTCTCCTAAAGCGACACCAGCCACACCTCTGCAACAGTCGTGTACTCTGTAACAACGCAAACAGCTACGGGACTACAAGCCGCAGATATTCATACagttcatcttcctcatcctctgcGAGCGGGGAGGAGCTGTCTGAGCTGATGCAAGCATTACAGGAGGAGCTGCGACTCATGAGCTT ggAGCATGACGAGTTAATGAGGCAGGTAGAAAACAGTGTGTCTGACCAGGAAAGACGAGAACttcagagggagcaggagaggctgctgctgaaaatggagaggaagggagagcaGATCGGGAAACTctacaaacacaaagcacag ATAAAGAAGTTAAGAAAGGAAGCCAAGTCTAACAATAAGAAAGAGGTGAACGTGACTACCGCAGTGTCCACAAGAGGTCGCTCTGCCGGAGCAGTCAAACCTAGACCAGGAGAGAGAAGCAAGAAGAATCTGAGGCTGCTGAGGGACATGAAAGCTCTGCAGACGTCATTACGGACCTGA
- the cep57 gene encoding centrosomal protein of 57 kDa isoform X2 — protein sequence METLSLTAGDDATQDLRPPPPPQSGVSDTLSLSSYKDYPAHSPFIDTLLHHTPRHARTRQSCRPSSPSKAFPETNSAAILSALRNLQEKIRRLDLDKGRAEHGVQTVGQDASRIHPQSENVTRGLSSDQTDMQRDTTDPSNCNQVLITHLAAAESRCVKLERQLDHMRRMLRNAKADRTNLVKQQVSMDTVKLADHQPDKVFERAHVEKLERLEQEYLNLTRTQNNAEMKIRELEMKLQEEEHQRKLIQDKAIQLQTGLEANRILLQSVSPRLSTRQSKEKKSNSQKTSPQQLSNTQPHYRLSLRDVPFVAGTSVGGSHSVRANVQSVLSLLKRHQPHLCNSRVLCNNANSYGTTSRRYSYSSSSSSSASGEELSELMQALQEELRLMSLEHDELMRQVENSVSDQERRELQREQERLLLKMERKGEQIGKLYKHKAQIKKLRKEAKSNNKKEVNVTTAVSTRGRSAGAVKPRPGERSKKNLRLLRDMKALQTSLRT from the exons ATGGAGACCCTGTCACTAACAGCTGGTGATGATGCTACGCAG gatctccgtccaccaccaccacctcaaaGTGGAGTCTCTGACACCCTGTCCCTGTCGTCTTATAAGGACTATCCTGCTCACAGTCCCTTCATCGACACACTGTTGCACCACACACCCAGGCATGCACGCACACGTCAGTCCTGTCGCCCATCATCACCCAGCAAAGCATTCCCAGAGACCAACAGTGCAG CGATCTTATCTGCCTTGAGGAACCTCCAGGAGAAGATCAGGAGGTTAGACTTGGATAAAGGACGTGCAGAACATGGTGTTCAAACTGTAGGCCAAGACGCATCACGCATTCATCCTCAGAGCGAGAACGTCACACGGGGACTCTCCAGTGATCAGACAGACATGCAGAGAGACACAACTGACCCGTCCAACTGTAACCAAG TGTTGATCACCCACCTTGCTGCTGCAGAGTCTCGCTGTGTGAAACTGGAGCGGCAGCTGGATCACATGAGGAGGATGTTGCGGAATGCCAAGGCAGACAGGACCAATCTGGTCAAACAGCAG GTTTCCATGGATACCGTCAAGTTAGCTGATCACCAGCCTGACAAAGTGTTTGAGCGTGCTCACGTGGAGAAGCTGGAGCGACTGGAACAGGAGTATCTTAATCTCACACGCACGCAGAACAATGCTGAG ATGAAGATTCGTGAACTAGAGATGAAActacaggaggaggagcaccAGAGAAAGCTCATTCAGGACAAGGCCATCCAG CTACAGACAGGTTTGGAGGCTAACAGGATCCTGCTGCAGTCAGTGTCACCTCGCCTGTCCACCAGACAGTCCAAAGAGAAGAAGTCCAATTCACAG AAAACTTCACCACAGCAGTTGTCGAACACACAGCCACACTATAGACTGAGCCTCAGAGATGTTCCGTTTGTTGCTGGAACG TCTGTGGGCGGCAGCCACTCAGTCAGAGCAAACGTCCAGTCAGTTTTGTCTCTCCTAAAGCGACACCAGCCACACCTCTGCAACAGTCGTGTACTCTGTAACAACGCAAACAGCTACGGGACTACAAGCCGCAGATATTCATACagttcatcttcctcatcctctgcGAGCGGGGAGGAGCTGTCTGAGCTGATGCAAGCATTACAGGAGGAGCTGCGACTCATGAGCTT ggAGCATGACGAGTTAATGAGGCAGGTAGAAAACAGTGTGTCTGACCAGGAAAGACGAGAACttcagagggagcaggagaggctgctgctgaaaatggagaggaagggagagcaGATCGGGAAACTctacaaacacaaagcacag ATAAAGAAGTTAAGAAAGGAAGCCAAGTCTAACAATAAGAAAGAGGTGAACGTGACTACCGCAGTGTCCACAAGAGGTCGCTCTGCCGGAGCAGTCAAACCTAGACCAGGAGAGAGAAGCAAGAAGAATCTGAGGCTGCTGAGGGACATGAAAGCTCTGCAGACGTCATTACGGACCTGA
- the mre11a gene encoding double-strand break repair protein MRE11, whose protein sequence is MSSENILDDEDTFKILIATDVHLGYLEKDAIRGNDSYNTLDEILKYAKTHQVDFILLGGDLFHENKPSRRCLHNCITMLRQYCMGDSPIHFNILSDQTVNFNTTQFPWVNYQDENLNISIPVFSIHGNHDDPTGAEGLCALDLLGASGLINHFGHSQSVERIEISPILLQKGNSKLALYGLGSIPDERLYRMFVNNQVTMLRPKEDQDDWFNLFTIHQNRSKHGPTNYIPEQFLDDFLDLVVWGHEHECLIAPTRNEQQLFYVTQPGSSVATSLSPGEATKKHIGLLKVKGRKMNMQKIPLKTVRQFFIQDVVLADYEDLFTPDTPQVTKKVEDLCYAKVTEMIDEAERERLGCPLTPEKPLIRLRVDYSGGFETFNTSRFSQKFVDRVANPKDIIHFLRHREQKENIKDEVNVDYSKLIKNTAVEGLRVEDLVKQYFEAAEQTVQLSLLTEQGMGKAIQEFVEKDEKDAIQELITYQLEKTQRHLQARGVTTEQDIDTEIKLFRDSKKNTTEEENEIREAINRAKTHRLERSNDPNISSEFADVTMDSDEDSATFAAPTRGRGRGGRGRGGRGRGRGATASEPKPAGRGRAQKSSATTQSRSIMQAFQAPSQKSSRTGATKSYKEEELTIVDSDEDIPVMTATRAPPRSASSSFNKSSSQTQSQSSRGVAFDDSDDDDEDNPFKGRGHHSRR, encoded by the exons ATGTCCTCAGAGAACATCTT ggATGATGAGGATACCTTCAAGATCCTTATTGCTACAGACGTTCACCTTGGCTACCTTGAGAAGGATGCAATCCGGGGCAATGACTCGTACAACACACTGGATGAGATCCTTAAATATGCCAAGACGCATCAG GTAGATTTTATCCTGCTGGGTGGAGATTTGTTCCATGAGAACAAGCCGTCACGGCGATGCCTTCACAACTGCATCACTATGCTCAGACAATACTGCATGGGAGACTCACCGATACACTTCAACATCCTTAGCGACCAGACTGTCAACTTCAACACAACCCA gTTCCCCTGGGTTAACTATCAGGATGAAAACCTGAACATCTCTATTCCTGTGTTCAGCATCCATGGTAACCATGACGACCCAACTGGG GCTGAAGGTTTGTGTGCACTGGATCTGCTCGGTGCCTCTGGTCTCATAAATCACTTTGGTCACTCCCAGTCAGTGGAGAGGATAGAGATTAGTCCCATCCTCTTGCAGAAAGGCAACAGCAAGCTGGCCTTGTATGGTCTTG gttCTATTCCAGATGAGCGCTTGTACAGGATGTTTGTCAACAATCAGGTAACCATGCTTCGCCCCAAAGAAGACCAAGATGACTGGTTTAACCTCTTCACCATCCACCAGAAcag GAGTAAGCACGGACCCACAAACTACATTCCAGAGCAGTTCCTGGATGACTTTCTTGACCTGGTGGTGTGGGGTCACGAGCACGAATGCTTGATAGCACCAACGAGAAATGAACAACAGCTTTTCTACGTGACCCAGCCTGGCAGCTCTGTAGCGACCTCCCTGTCCCCTGGAGAGGCCACCAAGaa aCACATAGGGCTGCTGAAGGTGAAGGGACGAAAGATGAACATGCAAAAGATTCCCTTAAAGACGGTGCGTCAGTTCTTCATCCAGGATGTGGTGCTGGCTGACTACGAAGACCTCTTCACACCTGATACCCCCCAGGTCACAAAGAAAGTGGAGGATTTGTGCTATGCAAAG GTCACAGAGATGATAGATgaagctgagagagaaagacttgGTTGTCCACTCACCCCAGAGAAACCTCTCATTCGCCTGAGG GTGGACTACAGTGGAGGTTTTGAGACGTTCAACACTTCTCGCTTCAGTCAGAAGTTTGTGGACCGTGTGGCAAACCCAAAAGACATCATTCACTTTCTCAGACACCGTGAACAAAAGGAGAATATCAAAG ATGAGGTCAATGTTGATTACAGCAAGCTGAtcaaaaacacagcagtggaGGGACTGAGAGTGGAAGACCTGGTTAAACAATACTTTGAGGCAGCCGAGCAG ACAGTACAGCTGTCTCTGCTGACAGAGCAGGGCATGGGGAAGGCCATTCAGGAGTTTGTAGAAAAAGATGAGAAGGACGCAATCCAGGAACTGATCACATATCAGCTGGAGAAGACACAGCGCCACCTCCAGGCCAGAGGAGTAACTACAGAGCAGGATATTGACACAGAG ATCAAACTATTCAGAGACTCCAAAAAGAACacgacagaggaggagaacgaAATCAGAGAG gcTATAAACAGAGCCAAAACTCACAGATTGGAACGCAGTAATGACCCAAACATATCCAGCGAATTTGCAGATGTTACTATGGACTCTGACGAGGACTCGGCCACATTCGCTGCCCCGACGCGAGGCCGAGGGCGAGGAGGCCGGGGACGGGGTGGCCGGGGCAGGGGGAGAG GTGCAACTGCCTCTGAACCAAAGCCAGCTGGCCGGGGCCGTGCCCAGAAATCCTCAGCAACAACCCAAAGCAGAAGCATTATGCAAG CATTTCAAGCTCCATCTCAAAAATCTTCTCGGACTGGAGCCACCAAATCTTACAAAGAAGAGGAA TTGACCATTGTTGACTCCGATGAAGATATCCCTGTAATGACAGCTACCCGAGCCCCTCCCAG ATCAGCATCCTCGTCCTTCAATAAGAGCAGCTCTCAGACCCAGAGCCAGTCATCTCGAGGAGTTGCATttgatgacagtgatgatgatgatgag gatAACCCATTCAAAGGCCGCGGCCACCATTCACGGAGATAA
- the tmprss4a gene encoding transmembrane protease serine 4a isoform X2, with protein MTTIQLPEESSQPLNQRQAVIPRPGRHRKPMTAPKTQKDKASKRKKVLLTILTVVVLLGILATAAYFIKQLIETKYFFCSRSLKFIPIEVTCDGKDDCSGGEDEVTCMSRFTVNSTFPVRLISGKHILQVYSPSSGWRSVCSDDWTEQHTQKACKYLGYTNKPHSTNVPVGTLLFSLKTGPFAAIGPGAKTAPIHQAAIDRRVCRSGSVISLSCSDCGEVGFQDRIIGGSDALIEDWPWQVSLQQGGQHTCGGSLVSPRWVVTAAHCFTGSKKELSRWRVVSGQTFMGTLGGSYVDRIIVNGNYDPARNDYDIALMRLRSPITVADARKPVCLPPEAFGLAAGASMAVTGWGYLEENGKVSPSLQKASIPLIDHTVCSSPKVYGSSVTQRMMCAGFLEGKVDACQGDSGGPLVHFTSSRWHLVGVVSWGVGCARKGRPGVYCNVEEMLNWIHTTIEKNP; from the exons ATG ACAACCATCCAGCTGCCAGAGGAAAGCAGTCAACCATTGAATCAAAGACAGGCAG TGATTCCACGACCAGGCCGCCACAGAAAGCCCATGACGGCTCCAAAGACTCAGAAAGACAAGGCGTCTAAGAGGAAGAAAGTGTTGCTGACTATCTTGACTGTGGTGGTGCTCCTGGGGATACTGGCCACTGCAGCGTATTTCA TTAAGCAGCTGATTGAGACCAAGTACTTCTTCTGCTCGCGTTCACTAAAGTTCATCCCAATAGAAGTAACCTGTGATGGGAAAGATGACTGTtctggaggagaggatgaagtTACTTGTATGTCAAGATTTACGGTCAACTCCACCTTTCCAG tgCGTCTCATATCAGGTAAGCACATCCTGCAGGTATACAGTCCCAGCTCAGgctggaggagtgtgtgtagTGACGACTGGACCgagcagcacacacagaaaGCATGCAAGTACCTGGGATACACAAA TAAACCTCATAGCACCAATGTCCCAGTGGGCACTTTACTGTTCTCCTTGAAAACTGGACCGTTCGCAGCCATCGGGCCAGGGGCGAAAACCGCACCCATACACCAGGCTGCCATTGATCG GCGTGTTTGCAGATCTGGATCTGTGATATCTTTGTCCTGTTCag ACTGCGGAGAGGTGGGCTTTCAGGACCGTATCATCGGGGGCTCAGATGCCCTCATCGAGGACTGGCCCTGGCAGGTCAGCCTGCAGCAGGGTGGGCAGCATACATGTGGAGGCTCGCTGGTGTCACCACGTTGGGTAGTCACTGCTGCCCACTGCTTTACAGG CAGTAAAAAGGAGCTGAGTCGCTGGAGAGTGGTGTCAGGTCAGACATTCATGGGAACGCTGGGAGGTTCCTATGTGGACAGAATCATAGTAAACGGAAATTACGACCCAGCGCGCAACGACTATGACATAGCGCTGATGAGACTCAGAAGCCCGATCACAGTCGCAG ATGCCCGCAAACCTGTTTGTCTCCCCCCTGAAGCCTTTGGCCTGGCTGCCGGAGCCTCCATGGCTGTGACTGGCTGGGGATACCTGGAGGAAAATG GTAAAGTTTCTCCTTCACTTCAGAAGGCCAGCATTCCTCTGATCGACCACACTGTGTGTTCCAGTCCCAAAGTGTACGGTAGTTCTGTAACACAAAGGATGATGTGTGCCGGCTTCCTGGAGGGGAAGGTCGATGCTTGCCAG GGGGACAGTGGAGGCCCTCTGGTGCACTTCACTTCCTCCCGGTGGCATCTGGTTGGAGTGGTGAGCTGGGGCGTTGGCTGTGCCCGGAAAGGAAGACCAGGTGTTTACTGCAACGTGGAAGAAATGCTCAACTGGATTCATACGACCATTGAG AAAAACCCCTGA
- the tmprss4a gene encoding transmembrane protease serine 4a isoform X1 yields MWTTIQLPEESSQPLNQRQAVIPRPGRHRKPMTAPKTQKDKASKRKKVLLTILTVVVLLGILATAAYFIKQLIETKYFFCSRSLKFIPIEVTCDGKDDCSGGEDEVTCMSRFTVNSTFPVRLISGKHILQVYSPSSGWRSVCSDDWTEQHTQKACKYLGYTNKPHSTNVPVGTLLFSLKTGPFAAIGPGAKTAPIHQAAIDRRVCRSGSVISLSCSDCGEVGFQDRIIGGSDALIEDWPWQVSLQQGGQHTCGGSLVSPRWVVTAAHCFTGSKKELSRWRVVSGQTFMGTLGGSYVDRIIVNGNYDPARNDYDIALMRLRSPITVADARKPVCLPPEAFGLAAGASMAVTGWGYLEENGKVSPSLQKASIPLIDHTVCSSPKVYGSSVTQRMMCAGFLEGKVDACQGDSGGPLVHFTSSRWHLVGVVSWGVGCARKGRPGVYCNVEEMLNWIHTTIEKNP; encoded by the exons ATGTGG ACAACCATCCAGCTGCCAGAGGAAAGCAGTCAACCATTGAATCAAAGACAGGCAG TGATTCCACGACCAGGCCGCCACAGAAAGCCCATGACGGCTCCAAAGACTCAGAAAGACAAGGCGTCTAAGAGGAAGAAAGTGTTGCTGACTATCTTGACTGTGGTGGTGCTCCTGGGGATACTGGCCACTGCAGCGTATTTCA TTAAGCAGCTGATTGAGACCAAGTACTTCTTCTGCTCGCGTTCACTAAAGTTCATCCCAATAGAAGTAACCTGTGATGGGAAAGATGACTGTtctggaggagaggatgaagtTACTTGTATGTCAAGATTTACGGTCAACTCCACCTTTCCAG tgCGTCTCATATCAGGTAAGCACATCCTGCAGGTATACAGTCCCAGCTCAGgctggaggagtgtgtgtagTGACGACTGGACCgagcagcacacacagaaaGCATGCAAGTACCTGGGATACACAAA TAAACCTCATAGCACCAATGTCCCAGTGGGCACTTTACTGTTCTCCTTGAAAACTGGACCGTTCGCAGCCATCGGGCCAGGGGCGAAAACCGCACCCATACACCAGGCTGCCATTGATCG GCGTGTTTGCAGATCTGGATCTGTGATATCTTTGTCCTGTTCag ACTGCGGAGAGGTGGGCTTTCAGGACCGTATCATCGGGGGCTCAGATGCCCTCATCGAGGACTGGCCCTGGCAGGTCAGCCTGCAGCAGGGTGGGCAGCATACATGTGGAGGCTCGCTGGTGTCACCACGTTGGGTAGTCACTGCTGCCCACTGCTTTACAGG CAGTAAAAAGGAGCTGAGTCGCTGGAGAGTGGTGTCAGGTCAGACATTCATGGGAACGCTGGGAGGTTCCTATGTGGACAGAATCATAGTAAACGGAAATTACGACCCAGCGCGCAACGACTATGACATAGCGCTGATGAGACTCAGAAGCCCGATCACAGTCGCAG ATGCCCGCAAACCTGTTTGTCTCCCCCCTGAAGCCTTTGGCCTGGCTGCCGGAGCCTCCATGGCTGTGACTGGCTGGGGATACCTGGAGGAAAATG GTAAAGTTTCTCCTTCACTTCAGAAGGCCAGCATTCCTCTGATCGACCACACTGTGTGTTCCAGTCCCAAAGTGTACGGTAGTTCTGTAACACAAAGGATGATGTGTGCCGGCTTCCTGGAGGGGAAGGTCGATGCTTGCCAG GGGGACAGTGGAGGCCCTCTGGTGCACTTCACTTCCTCCCGGTGGCATCTGGTTGGAGTGGTGAGCTGGGGCGTTGGCTGTGCCCGGAAAGGAAGACCAGGTGTTTACTGCAACGTGGAAGAAATGCTCAACTGGATTCATACGACCATTGAG AAAAACCCCTGA
- the tmprss4a gene encoding transmembrane protease serine 4a isoform X3, translating to MTAPKTQKDKASKRKKVLLTILTVVVLLGILATAAYFIKQLIETKYFFCSRSLKFIPIEVTCDGKDDCSGGEDEVTCMSRFTVNSTFPVRLISGKHILQVYSPSSGWRSVCSDDWTEQHTQKACKYLGYTNKPHSTNVPVGTLLFSLKTGPFAAIGPGAKTAPIHQAAIDRRVCRSGSVISLSCSDCGEVGFQDRIIGGSDALIEDWPWQVSLQQGGQHTCGGSLVSPRWVVTAAHCFTGSKKELSRWRVVSGQTFMGTLGGSYVDRIIVNGNYDPARNDYDIALMRLRSPITVADARKPVCLPPEAFGLAAGASMAVTGWGYLEENGKVSPSLQKASIPLIDHTVCSSPKVYGSSVTQRMMCAGFLEGKVDACQGDSGGPLVHFTSSRWHLVGVVSWGVGCARKGRPGVYCNVEEMLNWIHTTIEKNP from the exons ATGACGGCTCCAAAGACTCAGAAAGACAAGGCGTCTAAGAGGAAGAAAGTGTTGCTGACTATCTTGACTGTGGTGGTGCTCCTGGGGATACTGGCCACTGCAGCGTATTTCA TTAAGCAGCTGATTGAGACCAAGTACTTCTTCTGCTCGCGTTCACTAAAGTTCATCCCAATAGAAGTAACCTGTGATGGGAAAGATGACTGTtctggaggagaggatgaagtTACTTGTATGTCAAGATTTACGGTCAACTCCACCTTTCCAG tgCGTCTCATATCAGGTAAGCACATCCTGCAGGTATACAGTCCCAGCTCAGgctggaggagtgtgtgtagTGACGACTGGACCgagcagcacacacagaaaGCATGCAAGTACCTGGGATACACAAA TAAACCTCATAGCACCAATGTCCCAGTGGGCACTTTACTGTTCTCCTTGAAAACTGGACCGTTCGCAGCCATCGGGCCAGGGGCGAAAACCGCACCCATACACCAGGCTGCCATTGATCG GCGTGTTTGCAGATCTGGATCTGTGATATCTTTGTCCTGTTCag ACTGCGGAGAGGTGGGCTTTCAGGACCGTATCATCGGGGGCTCAGATGCCCTCATCGAGGACTGGCCCTGGCAGGTCAGCCTGCAGCAGGGTGGGCAGCATACATGTGGAGGCTCGCTGGTGTCACCACGTTGGGTAGTCACTGCTGCCCACTGCTTTACAGG CAGTAAAAAGGAGCTGAGTCGCTGGAGAGTGGTGTCAGGTCAGACATTCATGGGAACGCTGGGAGGTTCCTATGTGGACAGAATCATAGTAAACGGAAATTACGACCCAGCGCGCAACGACTATGACATAGCGCTGATGAGACTCAGAAGCCCGATCACAGTCGCAG ATGCCCGCAAACCTGTTTGTCTCCCCCCTGAAGCCTTTGGCCTGGCTGCCGGAGCCTCCATGGCTGTGACTGGCTGGGGATACCTGGAGGAAAATG GTAAAGTTTCTCCTTCACTTCAGAAGGCCAGCATTCCTCTGATCGACCACACTGTGTGTTCCAGTCCCAAAGTGTACGGTAGTTCTGTAACACAAAGGATGATGTGTGCCGGCTTCCTGGAGGGGAAGGTCGATGCTTGCCAG GGGGACAGTGGAGGCCCTCTGGTGCACTTCACTTCCTCCCGGTGGCATCTGGTTGGAGTGGTGAGCTGGGGCGTTGGCTGTGCCCGGAAAGGAAGACCAGGTGTTTACTGCAACGTGGAAGAAATGCTCAACTGGATTCATACGACCATTGAG AAAAACCCCTGA